A stretch of DNA from Cyprinus carpio isolate SPL01 chromosome A25, ASM1834038v1, whole genome shotgun sequence:
TAACAGCCATTCTTTTTACAGTGCACTATgcacaattgcaaaaaaataagaataaaatcatgataattataaaataataaaaagtccaTTAGTCAGTATTAAATTTATATCCTAACTTACAAGTATCAGAATCATCTTGCAGTGATTGTTCCCACCTTACATCCAGGCCTCAGGGCCAGGGCAGCGTACCACGCATCATGACGGGCTTTCCACAGCCGGCCACGGGTCTCCTCATCTTCTGCCCAGGCAAAGTCTGAGCCTCCGTTGTCCCGCGTGATCTCCTCTGAACACACAGAACATTATTCTATCCTGATGACACATCCTTTCACATGCATTATCTGGATATACAGCCCATTTGAGGAATTAAATAACTATATGAAGCATTTCACAAAGCAGTTTGTATTGGTTTTGCAGAGCATACAACATTTACAGTTCATACCAGATttgtagtgcatttaaaatactgtGTCCTGTGTCCATATTGCTTTACTTTAATAGTATGTACTTCATTCAATGAAGAACTCGACTGCTGTTTAAGTACGGTCAATAGGTAGATGTGTCATATACTAAGAAGAACTAcagtacagacaaaaaaaaagaacctaaACAATTAGTATGCAAACACTGGATTCAAGAGTACTGTTAAAATACTGTTTCTGTAGAAATGAGTTGTATGTTTTATCCACATATACCTGTGATGGACACCTGCTCCTGCATGCTTTTGGAGCTCCCGTGGAACTCCAGAAAGAGGGTGGGAGTGACCACATAGGACAGGTTGTTGAAGCGATTGCATGCGTTTATCATCACGTCATCCAAAAACTCTGCAAACGGAATGTATCAGCACAGATTAAGCCTTGTGAAGCCTTTGTGGGTAGAAAGTCAAGGCTTAAAAATCAATGCCTCAGTGCAGCCTCGATTTAAAAATCTAAGAGAGCGGTCATGCCTGATTACTCATAAATTGGATGGAGCTACTGGTGGAATATTTTTCCCTGAGCGGACTGCAAAAGAAGAAACACATTGTGGTTCTGAGAATCAAGCAATTCATTAAACCCTTGACTGCGCTCGGTGTTGACTATGAATAAAGGATGGTGTTTCCTTCTGAATTAATGTTTGTTATTGCAAGAGGCTTCTGTGAATAGATCAGAAAGAAATTAATAGAGTTCTGCACTAAATCACACAGCTTGGCTTGAGCACCACAGTCCGTGATTTTACAAGTTTACAACACAGGAGACCAAGTGTTCTTTTGTTACGTTAATGGCAACAGAGGCAGCAAACTAAGCACATTGTGACCATGTGCTTCAAACATCACTCACCAATGCGGGCGATGGACACTCCAGCTTGCAGGATCTGAACGGTGCTGTCCACCGCTGATTGGACGGATGGAAAGGAGCAGACAGCTGACACCATACTTTCAGGAATACCGTACAACCGAAGCGTGGCTTTGGTAATAATACCCAAAGTTCCCTCTGAGCCCACAAAAAGGTTTGTCAGGTTGTAACCGGCAGATGTCTTTCTGAAAGGGTTTTGCATCAAAAGGGGGGAAATTAAATGCAGACAAcaaaagattttgtttaaaatacgcTTTGATTGTAATTTTGCAATCATACCTTGGACGACGCCCCTTCCCTGCTGTGTGGAGGACCGTTCCATCTGCTAGAACCACCTCCAGGTTCAGGACGTTCTCACGCATCGTGCCGTAACGGACTGCATTGGTGCCTGATGCGCTAGTTGCAGCCATGCCACAGAGAGACGCATCGGCACCTGGATCTGTAGAAATATTTTCCTTAACCATTAATCATTTCcaataatataacacatatgGCAAACATTAAATTAGGCTTGAATTATTCTGTGTATTCAAACATCCaatcaagtgttattttagtatgactgacgtttttttagatattttatttcagttattttataacatttatttcaagttttttatgGTATGCATCCAATTGATTTGATTTATGTGATCTATTTTGTACCCATAATGCACAAAGATTTGACTAACCGACAGGAAACCAGAGGCCAGTATCACGCAGGTATGAGTTCAGGCCTTTGCGCGTCACACCTGGCTCCACCGTCACATCAAAATCCTCTTGGTGAAGATCAAGAACCTGCTCCATCTTTCTCAGACTGAAACACACTCCACCCTAACAAATACACACAGTTATGTCAAATCGTGTCATATGAATTGGCATGCAAAATTTGAGGAATTTTTATATACAGTCTTGGATGTTTACGaaagaaaatgtatcaaaatttctaaaaataaggTCAAAACTAAGGTTAGGCTTGAACTCTTAACACTGGCACAGTCAAATCCTTGTCTCTTTTTCATACTGGACAAACCTTCAGAGCACCAACACCTCCCTCCAAGCCTGTCCCTGTGCCAAATGGGATCATGGGTAGTTGGTGGTGGTGACAAATTTTGGCAAGAGCACTGACCTCCTCTACAGACCGAGGAAACACCACCACATCTGGGGGTCGACATCTGACATGGCAAGACAAAAtaccacaaatatataaaaaaaaatatgcaaatcaaatttaaatgtgatataaaGTCACGATGAAATGGTAGTAGTGACAGATCTAATTGTGGCGTCCATCCGAGTGTAAcggattattgaaaaagaaaaaatataaggtTGGGACTTGGTTTTATCCATGAGCTCTTGATTGGATTTTAAGATGTGAGCATAGCACTCAAAAAAGGAGGCAGATAAACAAAAGCTTGCTGGGGTGAGGATTAAACAGaataaatgattggagaagtcctgcataAGTTATTAAGTGTCTGTCGTATTCACCGCATGATTATCTGTGTCTGGGAGAAAAGAGAAGAGGTGAAAATAAAGTTCCTCGTGCATGCTGAATGGACCCACTAGATAGTCGATTTCATATTTTACTTACATTAGGACTACTGCTTTTAATGATTGACTCAAGACGCTGCAGTTGGTTTATTTATAACTGTGGGTGGAGCTACTGCTGCACTGTTTGCATTTGATTAAGAGGCAGGTGACCCTCAGTTATGGCAGTGAAATCTCACCTGTGCACAGACTCATCCCTGCCGTGCTGTTCTCTGACCGCTGAGCCCACAGACACGCCTTCATCTCCACTTACAGAGCGAAACGCTGAAATGACCCGCTCGACGGCTCCAACCTAGAATGAACAATGTGAGAAATATACAGAATGTTTACCTGCATGTCTCTGGTGACACGTAAGTTAATATGTAAcgttatatattaaaaaaaaaaataaaatatatatatatatatatatatatatatatatatatataatatatatatatatatatagatagatagatagatagatagacagatagatagatatcataacagtaaaaaaaataaaataatgaaaaatacattttctaatatatatatatatatgtaagaaaatgtatttttcattatttttaattttttttttttttactgtttttaatttctcGCGCTTTGTCATCCGCGTAAACAGACTGTCTCCCTTGGTGACCAcgtcttttattatttctcagaattatgtAACAATGAACAGGATTGATCCCAGGCTTACTTGAGCTGAATATGTCCTGCACCTCCCGCAAATAAACGGCAGCCGTGAAGTGAAGCGTAGGGCTTGTCTGAACAAGATCATTTTCCACTTCTCACAAAATCCGTTCTGAAATAACCAACCTTTCAAACATATCGTCAGTTGTTAAGAGCTTGTATGAAATTTTCTTCCGGATCAGTATAACGGCGTCACGCTTCGTCTGAACCCTCAAGCCCCGCCCCTAGATGAGGAATTCTGCTATGGCTAACGcatagctcatgaatattaattgtttAACGTGACGTTCCCACAGTAGGTTTATCTGATTTGATGAAAGACCGAATGTGTATGAATATGTAAATAGTTAGACTTGATGCTTCACAGAGCCGAATGTTTCTAGCTTAATATTCATAAGCTAAACTTTATCATAGTTCGTTTGAGAATATGTTTATTTTCTAGTCTCAGGAATGTTTTCAGACATGATAAAGTTCTGTACATTCGACAGaactatataaaactatatattttttgcaatgtaGTTTATAGGTATTAGAGAATGAACCACAAGGTGGCGGCACTACTGCACACAGACAGTCCTCTGTTTTGACAAGTAGACATCAGcatcattttggaaaaaaaaataataataatccaaacaCAGATACATATTTCTTGAAAATTTCTCACAGATTACTTTATTTcgatgattattttaaaatggtttaaatagtAACTGCTACTCCTTTGGTCCTCCAATATACAACTAATAGGCCCTACTCTGATGCACCATTTCATaaacttataaaaattaaacacacatcCCATGACTTAAGGAGACTATTAGTTTTGAAATTAGACTTCATTTTGAACTTGTGAAGATTTTTCCTCTTTGcttatgcaataaaataaaca
This window harbors:
- the LOC109051297 gene encoding probable D-lactate dehydrogenase, mitochondrial — encoded protein: MILFRQALRFTSRLPFICGRCRTYSAQVGAVERVISAFRSVSGDEGVSVGSAVREQHGRDESVHRCRPPDVVVFPRSVEEVSALAKICHHHQLPMIPFGTGTGLEGGVGALKGGVCFSLRKMEQVLDLHQEDFDVTVEPGVTRKGLNSYLRDTGLWFPVDPGADASLCGMAATSASGTNAVRYGTMRENVLNLEVVLADGTVLHTAGKGRRPRKTSAGYNLTNLFVGSEGTLGIITKATLRLYGIPESMVSAVCSFPSVQSAVDSTVQILQAGVSIARIEFLDDVMINACNRFNNLSYVVTPTLFLEFHGSSKSMQEQVSITEEITRDNGGSDFAWAEDEETRGRLWKARHDAWYAALALRPGCKAYSTDVCVPISRLPQIIVETKEDLIRNNITGPIAGHVGDGNFHCLIVLDPNDPDEVQRVHSFTERLARRALAMDGTCTGEHGIGLGKRALLREEVGPSAIEVMLGLKASLDPKNLMNPGKVL